A stretch of the Streptomyces venezuelae genome encodes the following:
- a CDS encoding helicase C-terminal domain-containing protein, whose protein sequence is MKSRSTLASWLGSLDAPRLARVLAVRKDAASSPEPRTVGELADRLQRPGSVALALPQLPLPCLQTAEALAALGGLASRDALAKLLGATGGETARRLDSALEVLADHALVWPDDTGALRMAAPLRQAWDAPLGLDTPLEKLLASVTSDELRTMLVTLGIKPPSTKQQRLAALVDHHGDPQAIATLVARAPAITQKLLARRAESAAGQRQFIVFGSPGPDLEPGARWALDRGLLVADRHRYGPARMPVEVALALRGPDWHAPFAPLPPSAQVVPVGAAEVERETAAASTALAAQAASVLSACSASPPARLKSGGIGARELARIGKASQADDAVVRIVLETAYAAGLLGRDGDRVAPTTTYDAWAGQEPAERLAVLLQAWHNLALTPTRARDEDNKVLPALAGTPPCSGCLQARHGLLHAASQLPAGHGATIASDLGPLVAWHRPLADASPLDRTPFASLIREAELIGVLARGALSPLGHALLEDDVPGLAAACRRLLPTATRTARIGADLTAVATGTPSAPLTALLDSVADRETSGTASVWRFSTDSVRRALDAGHTPDDLTANLAAVATGPLPQPLSYLISDTARSHGRVRIAPAACVIHGEEPALLAELAAHRELAKLGLRQLAPTVLVSRSPLDATLAALRAEGYAPVAETADGTVRIEKTRPQRASAVPTPRMAGTDTDRHTAVNHTARTPAGTDPNALAARLLTAPPTTPDPDPFGSGVPFGTDTEEIVAGYAKRLSYTDVRQLAHAIDAGTPLTVEYVATSGNRTVRTLSRLELDPPYLEAWCHLREDERVFTLSRIHSVMPT, encoded by the coding sequence ATGAAATCCCGGTCAACGCTGGCGTCCTGGCTGGGCAGCCTCGACGCTCCCCGCCTGGCGCGTGTGCTCGCGGTACGGAAGGACGCGGCGTCGTCTCCGGAGCCGCGGACGGTGGGGGAACTGGCGGACCGCCTCCAGCGCCCGGGGTCGGTGGCGTTGGCCCTGCCGCAGCTCCCCCTGCCGTGCCTGCAAACGGCCGAGGCGCTAGCGGCACTGGGAGGACTGGCGTCGCGCGATGCCCTGGCGAAGCTGCTGGGAGCGACGGGCGGTGAAACCGCCCGTCGGCTGGACTCCGCGCTGGAGGTGCTGGCCGATCACGCACTGGTGTGGCCGGACGACACCGGAGCACTCCGCATGGCCGCACCCCTGCGGCAGGCGTGGGACGCACCCCTGGGGCTGGACACCCCTCTGGAGAAGCTGCTGGCAAGCGTGACCTCGGACGAGCTGCGCACCATGCTCGTGACTCTTGGCATCAAGCCACCCAGCACCAAGCAGCAGCGACTGGCGGCCTTGGTGGATCACCACGGCGACCCGCAAGCCATCGCCACACTGGTGGCACGGGCACCGGCAATCACACAGAAGCTGCTTGCCCGCCGAGCGGAATCCGCGGCGGGGCAGCGGCAGTTCATCGTGTTCGGATCACCCGGGCCGGACCTCGAACCCGGCGCGCGATGGGCACTCGACCGGGGGCTCCTGGTCGCGGACCGCCACCGGTACGGCCCCGCGCGCATGCCCGTCGAAGTCGCGCTGGCGCTGCGCGGGCCGGACTGGCACGCCCCGTTCGCCCCCCTGCCGCCTTCCGCACAGGTGGTGCCCGTCGGCGCCGCCGAGGTGGAACGGGAGACCGCAGCCGCGTCCACGGCACTTGCCGCCCAGGCCGCCTCTGTCTTGTCGGCCTGCTCCGCTTCCCCGCCTGCCAGGCTCAAGTCCGGTGGGATCGGCGCACGTGAACTCGCCCGGATCGGCAAGGCCTCCCAGGCCGACGACGCCGTGGTCCGCATCGTCCTGGAGACCGCATACGCCGCCGGACTACTGGGCCGGGACGGCGACCGTGTGGCACCCACCACGACATACGACGCCTGGGCGGGCCAGGAGCCCGCCGAACGACTCGCCGTACTGCTCCAGGCATGGCACAACCTGGCACTCACCCCCACCCGGGCGCGTGACGAGGACAACAAGGTGCTCCCCGCCCTCGCGGGAACACCTCCCTGCAGCGGCTGCCTGCAGGCCCGGCACGGACTGCTCCACGCGGCGTCGCAGCTTCCGGCGGGGCACGGCGCGACCATTGCCTCGGACCTGGGCCCGCTGGTGGCCTGGCATCGCCCGCTCGCTGACGCGTCGCCCCTGGATCGGACACCGTTCGCCTCCCTGATCCGCGAGGCCGAGCTGATCGGCGTGCTCGCCCGCGGCGCTCTGTCTCCCCTCGGCCACGCCCTGCTGGAAGACGACGTCCCAGGACTGGCCGCCGCGTGCCGGCGGCTCCTGCCCACGGCCACCCGGACAGCGCGGATCGGCGCCGACCTCACCGCCGTCGCCACCGGCACTCCCTCGGCACCACTCACCGCGCTGCTGGATTCCGTCGCCGACCGCGAGACCAGCGGCACGGCCTCGGTCTGGCGGTTCAGTACCGACAGCGTCCGCCGGGCCCTGGACGCCGGGCACACACCGGACGACCTCACAGCCAATCTGGCCGCTGTCGCTACCGGACCGCTGCCCCAGCCCCTGTCCTATCTCATCTCCGACACCGCACGCAGTCACGGCCGCGTGCGCATCGCCCCCGCCGCCTGCGTCATCCACGGCGAGGAGCCGGCGCTGCTCGCAGAGCTCGCCGCCCACCGCGAGCTCGCCAAACTCGGCCTCCGACAGCTCGCGCCCACGGTGCTGGTCAGCCGCAGCCCGCTCGACGCGACCCTCGCCGCGCTCCGCGCCGAGGGCTACGCCCCCGTTGCCGAGACCGCCGACGGAACCGTACGCATCGAGAAGACCCGACCGCAGAGGGCCTCCGCCGTACCGACCCCCCGAATGGCCGGTACGGACACCGACCGCCACACCGCGGTCAACCACACCGCGAGGACACCGGCCGGCACCGACCCGAACGCCCTGGCCGCCCGCCTGCTCACCGCCCCGCCCACCACCCCAGACCCCGACCCCTTCGGCAGCGGGGTCCCCTTCGGCACCGACACCGAGGAGATCGTCGCCGGGTACGCGAAGCGGCTGTCCTACACCGATGTCCGCCAGCTCGCCCATGCCATCGACGCCGGAACGCCCCTCACCGTCGAATACGTCGCCACCTCCGGCAACCGCACGGTGCGCACCCTCAGCCGCCTCGAACTCGACCCGCCCTACCTCGAAGCCTGGTGCCACCTGCGAGAAGACGAACGCGTATTCACCCTCTCCCGGATCCACAGCGTCATGCCGACGTGA
- a CDS encoding type II toxin-antitoxin system VapB family antitoxin, whose protein sequence is MSRTVIDLDDELVADVAKALGTSTKKETVNTALREVLENRRRALALTRLRAAADEGAFDLTLFEDKRNYRR, encoded by the coding sequence ATGAGTCGGACAGTGATTGATCTCGATGACGAGCTGGTGGCAGACGTAGCCAAAGCCTTGGGTACCAGCACGAAGAAGGAGACGGTCAACACAGCCCTGCGCGAGGTGCTGGAGAACAGGCGGCGGGCGCTGGCCTTGACCCGCCTGCGCGCCGCGGCCGACGAAGGTGCGTTCGATCTGACACTCTTCGAGGACAAGCGGAACTACCGACGGTGA
- a CDS encoding PIN domain nuclease: MNAALYLIDTSALARFMRGDAEQYGWDQAAAAGLIATCPITELELFYSARSAADRARGIEDMRLLFGWVPVDDRAYERAWQVQEALTKQGKHRSAGAVDLVVAATAELQGLTLLHRDHDFECIAAVTGQPLQWYGPEGGK; this comes from the coding sequence GTGAACGCCGCTCTCTACCTGATCGACACCAGCGCCCTCGCCCGCTTCATGCGGGGCGACGCGGAGCAGTACGGCTGGGACCAGGCAGCAGCCGCCGGCCTGATCGCCACGTGCCCCATCACCGAGCTGGAGTTGTTCTACAGCGCCCGATCGGCTGCCGACCGGGCACGCGGCATCGAAGACATGCGGCTGCTGTTCGGCTGGGTCCCGGTCGACGACCGCGCTTACGAGCGGGCCTGGCAGGTCCAGGAGGCCCTCACCAAGCAAGGCAAGCACCGCAGCGCAGGTGCGGTCGATCTCGTTGTCGCAGCGACTGCCGAGCTGCAGGGGCTCACCCTCCTGCACCGTGACCACGACTTCGAATGCATCGCCGCAGTAACCGGCCAACCCCTCCAGTGGTACGGCCCGGAGGGCGGTAAGTAG
- a CDS encoding molybdopterin-binding protein yields MSLSIRNQIAGTVTAVTTGEAMAAVKVRLEGGQDIVAAITADAVKDLGIASGTAVTALVKATEVALATGPVEGISIRNQLSGTVADVATGPAMASVKVDVDGGGLTAAITADAVQALGLAAGSPVVALIKATEISLATA; encoded by the coding sequence ATGAGCCTGAGCATCCGCAACCAGATCGCCGGCACCGTCACGGCCGTCACCACCGGTGAGGCCATGGCCGCGGTCAAGGTCCGTCTGGAGGGCGGCCAGGACATCGTCGCCGCCATCACCGCCGACGCGGTCAAGGACCTCGGCATCGCGTCCGGCACTGCCGTCACGGCGCTGGTCAAGGCCACCGAGGTGGCTCTGGCCACCGGCCCGGTCGAGGGGATCTCCATCCGCAACCAGCTGTCCGGCACCGTGGCCGACGTGGCCACCGGTCCGGCCATGGCCTCGGTCAAGGTGGACGTGGACGGGGGCGGGCTCACCGCCGCCATCACCGCGGACGCCGTGCAGGCGCTCGGCCTGGCCGCCGGATCCCCGGTGGTCGCGCTGATCAAGGCCACCGAGATCTCCCTCGCCACGGCCTGA
- a CDS encoding HhH-GPD-type base excision DNA repair protein has translation MNTEHTENTFRLAQQPEADELLGRSPLAALVGMLLDQQVPMEWAFTGPWTIAQRLGSEDLDAHAIAAYDPEAFAALLSEKPAVHRYPGSMAKRVQQLCAYLVEHYGGDAAAVWADADTGAELLRRLKALPGFGEQKAQIFLALLGKRMGVRPTGWREAAGGYGPAGVYRSAADITGPESLAKVRAYKQQAKAAAKAAKAG, from the coding sequence ATGAACACGGAGCACACCGAGAACACCTTCAGGCTCGCCCAGCAGCCGGAGGCCGACGAACTGCTCGGGCGCAGCCCGCTCGCCGCCCTGGTCGGCATGCTGCTCGACCAGCAGGTACCGATGGAGTGGGCGTTCACCGGCCCCTGGACCATCGCGCAGCGGCTGGGGTCCGAGGATCTGGACGCCCACGCGATCGCCGCGTACGACCCGGAGGCCTTCGCCGCGCTCCTCTCCGAGAAGCCGGCCGTGCACCGCTACCCGGGGTCGATGGCCAAGCGCGTGCAGCAGCTGTGCGCTTATCTGGTCGAGCACTACGGGGGCGATGCGGCGGCCGTCTGGGCGGACGCGGACACCGGCGCGGAACTGCTGCGCAGGCTGAAGGCCCTGCCGGGCTTCGGGGAGCAGAAGGCCCAGATCTTCCTGGCCCTGCTGGGCAAGCGGATGGGGGTGCGCCCGACGGGGTGGCGCGAGGCGGCCGGCGGCTACGGCCCGGCCGGCGTGTACCGCTCGGCGGCGGACATCACCGGCCCGGAGTCCCTGGCGAAGGTGCGCGCGTACAAGCAGCAGGCCAAGGCCGCCGCCAAGGCGGCCAAAGCCGGCTGA
- a CDS encoding MFS transporter codes for MPPAQRSAKPSAKPSAMLSTFRGLPATVWTVFAGTVVNRLGFMVTPFLVFFLADRGVSGTEASYVLGALGAGHLLGPAAGGLLADRIGRRPTMLIGLLGAAAAQGALFVAPGVATMAAAALLISAAGATVGPAAYALMADTVDAAHRQRAYALLSWGVNIGTAVAGVLGGFLAARGYWLLFAVDAASMLVYAVVVVTRLREPARPAAATARSAKEGEGEGEGVGYGVVFRDRLLLALLGLFGVQLFVYSLTEVALPMAIHDSGLSPAVYGAMAAVNAVLVVLLQPLATARLAGLPQFPVQSAGGALIALGVALTGLADSLAGYALSVAVWSLGEVVVSGIAAATVANLAPAHARGRYQGAFAWTWGLARFAALTLGVTLYTQLGAAALWWTALGLGLLCSAVTLGLAGAVARRTEHELAA; via the coding sequence ATGCCTCCTGCCCAGCGCTCCGCCAAGCCCTCCGCCAAGCCCTCCGCCATGCTCTCGACCTTCCGCGGACTCCCGGCCACCGTCTGGACCGTCTTCGCCGGCACCGTGGTCAACCGACTCGGCTTCATGGTCACCCCGTTCCTCGTCTTCTTCCTCGCCGACCGCGGGGTCTCCGGAACCGAGGCTTCGTACGTCCTCGGCGCCCTGGGCGCGGGCCACCTGCTCGGCCCGGCCGCCGGCGGGCTGCTGGCGGACCGGATCGGACGCCGCCCGACGATGCTGATCGGGCTCCTCGGCGCGGCGGCGGCGCAGGGCGCACTGTTCGTGGCGCCGGGGGTGGCCACGATGGCCGCCGCGGCCCTGCTGATCAGTGCGGCGGGCGCGACGGTGGGCCCGGCGGCGTACGCGCTGATGGCCGACACGGTCGACGCCGCCCACCGGCAGCGGGCGTACGCCCTGCTCAGCTGGGGGGTGAACATCGGTACCGCGGTGGCCGGCGTCCTCGGCGGCTTCCTGGCCGCGCGCGGCTACTGGCTGCTGTTCGCCGTGGATGCCGCCTCCATGCTCGTGTACGCCGTCGTGGTCGTGACCCGGCTGCGCGAGCCGGCCCGGCCGGCGGCGGCAACGGCCCGGTCGGCGAAGGAGGGCGAGGGCGAGGGCGAGGGCGTGGGCTACGGCGTGGTGTTCCGCGACCGGCTGCTGCTCGCCCTCCTGGGCCTCTTCGGCGTCCAGCTCTTCGTCTACTCGCTCACCGAGGTCGCCCTCCCGATGGCCATCCACGACAGCGGACTCTCCCCCGCCGTGTACGGGGCGATGGCGGCGGTCAACGCCGTGCTGGTGGTACTGCTCCAGCCGCTCGCGACGGCCCGGCTGGCCGGGCTCCCGCAGTTCCCGGTGCAGAGCGCGGGCGGCGCGCTGATCGCCCTCGGGGTGGCCCTGACCGGCCTGGCGGACAGCCTCGCGGGCTACGCCCTCTCGGTGGCGGTCTGGTCCCTGGGCGAGGTGGTGGTCTCCGGTATCGCCGCGGCGACGGTCGCCAACCTGGCCCCGGCCCATGCCCGCGGTCGCTACCAGGGCGCCTTCGCCTGGACCTGGGGCCTTGCCCGGTTCGCGGCCCTCACCCTGGGCGTCACCCTCTACACCCAGCTCGGCGCGGCGGCCCTGTGGTGGACGGCACTGGGCCTGGGACTGCTGTGCTCGGCGGTGACCCTGGGCCTTGCGGGCGCGGTGGCCCGGCGTACGGAACACGAACTGGCGGCCTGA
- a CDS encoding type II toxin-antitoxin system VapB family antitoxin yields the protein MIFKRIGNGRPYPDHGRETTRQWADVAPRPVRLDQLVTTKGQLDLETLLAEDSTFYGDLFAHVVKWQGDLYLEDGLHRAVRAALQQRQVLHARVLELG from the coding sequence GTGATCTTCAAGCGCATCGGAAACGGGCGGCCGTACCCCGACCACGGCAGGGAAACCACCCGGCAGTGGGCGGACGTCGCGCCGCGCCCGGTCCGGCTCGACCAGTTGGTGACCACCAAGGGACAGCTGGACCTCGAGACGCTGCTCGCCGAGGACTCGACCTTCTACGGCGATCTTTTCGCGCACGTCGTGAAATGGCAGGGCGATCTCTACCTGGAGGACGGGCTGCACCGCGCCGTCCGCGCCGCGCTGCAACAGCGCCAGGTACTCCATGCGCGTGTGCTCGAACTGGGCTGA
- a CDS encoding VOC family protein: MTDFSDGAPCWADAMFNDVEGAKSFYADVLGWTYGEAATEFGNYTQAYSDGKAVAAVVPPMPGSEDMPSAWCLYLASSDVAATAEKVKTAGGKILMEPMQVGSFGSMLLAQEPSGAIFGVWQPGEHKGFEKMGENGSYAWAEVFTREPAKADSFFTQVFPYQAQKMEPGDDPEAAGMDFTVFSVGKEPSPVLGRMKMGEEFPAEVPSYIQVYFTVPDCDAAVEKAKARGGELHFGPMDSPFGRFAALSDQQGAAFAVIDVSTTVGEMPQMSDA, translated from the coding sequence ATGACTGATTTCTCCGACGGCGCCCCGTGCTGGGCCGACGCCATGTTCAACGACGTGGAGGGTGCCAAGAGCTTCTATGCGGACGTACTCGGCTGGACCTACGGCGAGGCCGCGACCGAGTTCGGCAACTACACGCAGGCCTACTCCGACGGGAAGGCGGTCGCGGCCGTGGTCCCGCCCATGCCCGGCAGCGAGGACATGCCCTCTGCCTGGTGCCTCTACCTCGCCTCGTCCGATGTGGCCGCCACGGCCGAGAAGGTGAAGACGGCCGGCGGCAAGATCCTCATGGAGCCCATGCAGGTCGGTTCGTTCGGCTCGATGCTGCTGGCCCAGGAGCCCAGCGGCGCCATCTTCGGCGTCTGGCAGCCCGGCGAGCACAAGGGCTTCGAGAAGATGGGCGAGAACGGCTCCTACGCGTGGGCCGAGGTCTTCACCCGCGAACCGGCCAAGGCCGACTCCTTCTTCACCCAGGTGTTCCCCTACCAGGCGCAGAAGATGGAGCCGGGCGACGACCCGGAGGCGGCCGGCATGGACTTCACGGTGTTCAGCGTCGGCAAGGAGCCGAGCCCGGTGCTGGGCCGGATGAAGATGGGCGAGGAGTTCCCCGCCGAGGTCCCCTCCTACATCCAGGTCTACTTCACCGTGCCGGACTGCGATGCCGCGGTGGAGAAGGCCAAGGCCCGTGGCGGTGAGTTGCACTTCGGCCCGATGGACAGCCCGTTCGGCCGCTTCGCGGCGCTCTCCGACCAGCAGGGTGCGGCCTTTGCGGTGATCGACGTGTCCACCACGGTCGGGGAGATGCCCCAGATGTCCGACGCGTAG
- a CDS encoding helicase HerA-like domain-containing protein gives MSDSSAAEEIAAGYAFTGPALDLGALLWDGTCLPERQIRIPLAMLNRHGLVAGATGTGKTKTLQLIAEQLSANGVPVFLADIKGDVSGISAPGAAGEKVAARAKEVAQEWVPTGFPSEFYSLGGIGPGIPVRATVTSFGPVLLSKVLQLNQTQEQSLGLIFHYADSKGLELVDLKDLRAVVAFLVSDRGKPELKGIGGLSTVTAGVILRALTAFEQQGAAEFFGEPEFDTSEFLRTAADGRGVVSVLELPEVQDKPQLFSTFLMWMLADLFNDLPEVGDLDRPKLVFFFDEAHLLFNGASKPFLESITQTVRLIRSKGVGVFFVTQTPKDVPSDVLAQLGNRVQHALRAFTPDDAKALKATVKTFPHSEYDLEELLTRLGTGEAVVTVLSETGAPTPVAATRLRAPQSLMGPVDAAALDAAVKGSLLYPRYAEAVDRESAYEKISAEQAAAEQAAEAAAAAAEAEKQAKAAAKGAPKPAPSLAEQVVGSGLFRSLARSVGTQLGREISRSIFGTARRRR, from the coding sequence ATGAGCGACAGCAGCGCGGCCGAGGAGATCGCCGCCGGTTACGCCTTCACCGGGCCCGCGCTCGACCTGGGGGCTCTGCTCTGGGACGGGACGTGCCTGCCGGAGCGCCAGATCCGCATTCCGCTGGCGATGCTCAACCGGCACGGCCTGGTCGCGGGGGCCACCGGCACCGGCAAGACCAAGACGCTCCAGCTGATCGCCGAACAGCTGTCGGCGAACGGCGTGCCGGTGTTCCTCGCCGACATCAAGGGCGATGTGTCGGGAATCTCGGCGCCGGGTGCGGCAGGTGAGAAGGTCGCCGCACGGGCGAAGGAGGTCGCTCAGGAGTGGGTGCCCACCGGATTTCCGAGCGAGTTCTACTCACTGGGCGGTATCGGCCCGGGAATTCCGGTGCGGGCCACCGTCACCAGTTTTGGCCCGGTCCTCCTGTCGAAGGTCCTCCAGCTCAACCAGACACAGGAGCAATCGCTCGGGCTGATTTTCCACTACGCGGATTCCAAAGGCCTCGAACTCGTCGATCTGAAGGATCTCCGGGCGGTGGTCGCATTCCTGGTTTCCGACCGTGGGAAACCGGAACTGAAGGGCATCGGCGGACTGTCCACGGTCACCGCGGGAGTGATTCTCCGGGCCCTCACCGCATTCGAGCAGCAGGGTGCCGCGGAGTTCTTCGGCGAGCCCGAGTTCGACACCAGTGAATTCCTGCGGACGGCGGCGGACGGCCGCGGGGTGGTCTCCGTGCTGGAACTCCCGGAGGTGCAGGACAAGCCCCAGCTCTTCTCCACCTTCCTGATGTGGATGCTGGCCGATCTCTTCAACGACCTGCCGGAGGTCGGCGATCTGGACCGGCCCAAGCTGGTGTTCTTCTTCGACGAGGCACACCTGCTGTTCAACGGGGCGTCGAAGCCGTTCCTGGAGTCGATCACCCAGACGGTGCGGCTGATCCGGTCGAAGGGGGTCGGCGTGTTCTTCGTGACCCAGACGCCGAAGGACGTGCCCTCGGACGTACTGGCCCAGCTCGGCAACCGGGTGCAGCACGCGCTGCGGGCCTTCACCCCGGACGATGCGAAGGCGCTGAAGGCCACGGTGAAGACGTTCCCCCATTCGGAGTACGACCTGGAGGAACTGCTCACCCGGCTGGGCACCGGCGAGGCGGTGGTCACGGTGCTGAGCGAGACCGGTGCGCCCACCCCGGTGGCGGCGACCCGGCTGCGCGCGCCGCAGTCCCTGATGGGCCCGGTGGACGCGGCTGCGCTGGACGCGGCGGTCAAGGGGTCGCTGCTGTACCCGCGGTACGCGGAGGCGGTCGACCGGGAGTCGGCGTACGAGAAGATCAGCGCGGAGCAGGCGGCTGCGGAACAGGCGGCGGAGGCGGCTGCCGCGGCGGCGGAAGCGGAGAAGCAGGCGAAGGCGGCGGCGAAGGGCGCGCCCAAGCCGGCGCCGTCACTGGCGGAACAGGTGGTGGGCAGCGGGCTGTTCCGCTCGCTGGCCCGGTCGGTCGGCACACAGCTGGGGCGCGAGATCTCCCGTTCGATCTTCGGCACGGCGCGCCGACGGCGCTGA
- a CDS encoding SHOCT domain-containing protein — MDDYPLLNLFWTMLWLFLWVLWFFLLFKVITDIFRDHSLSGWGKAGWLVLVVLIPYLGVLIYLIARGRSMGERDVKQLKEQEESFRQYVRQAADSGGGSSADELAKLSALKEKGDISQEEFDRAKARILA, encoded by the coding sequence ATGGATGACTACCCGCTGCTCAACCTCTTCTGGACGATGCTGTGGCTGTTCCTATGGGTGTTGTGGTTCTTCCTGCTCTTCAAGGTCATCACCGACATCTTCCGAGACCACAGCCTGAGCGGCTGGGGCAAGGCCGGCTGGCTGGTCCTGGTCGTGCTGATCCCCTACCTCGGTGTCCTCATCTACCTCATCGCGCGTGGACGGAGCATGGGTGAGCGGGACGTGAAGCAGCTCAAGGAACAAGAGGAATCGTTCCGGCAGTACGTCCGGCAGGCCGCGGACTCCGGCGGCGGCAGCTCGGCGGACGAGCTGGCCAAACTCTCCGCACTGAAGGAGAAGGGGGACATCAGCCAGGAGGAGTTCGACCGGGCCAAGGCCAGAATCCTGGCCTGA
- a CDS encoding DUF4097 family beta strand repeat-containing protein, with translation MAFHRIVRPCPRHRSRFRPRPALAATALALTAALAAGGCSLVEERKTVTSDVTVMEAVTAVELKDTRSGSVIVTPGDGPGVTIHRTVRYSGDTVPRPGHRVSGGVLTFSDGCDHDTCTIDYELKVPAAATVKLESSSGDLKVTGVAAAELRSSSGDVKADRITGPLKVRTSSGSITGTALGGPAAEARSGSGDVRLGFEKAPRSAEAETSSGDVGLTVPGGPYRVEASTGSGDRDISVPTDPGVAARLTVKTSSGDLRIASAA, from the coding sequence ATGGCCTTTCACCGCATCGTCCGCCCCTGCCCGCGCCACCGCTCGCGTTTCCGTCCCCGCCCGGCTCTCGCCGCCACGGCGCTCGCCCTCACCGCCGCCCTGGCGGCGGGTGGTTGCTCGCTCGTGGAGGAACGGAAGACGGTCACCTCGGACGTCACGGTCATGGAGGCCGTCACGGCGGTCGAGCTGAAGGACACCCGGTCCGGGTCCGTCATCGTCACGCCCGGGGACGGCCCGGGCGTGACGATCCACCGCACGGTCCGCTACTCGGGCGACACCGTCCCCCGGCCCGGCCATCGGGTGTCCGGCGGGGTGCTGACCTTCAGCGACGGCTGCGACCACGACACCTGCACCATCGACTACGAACTGAAGGTCCCGGCCGCGGCCACGGTGAAGCTGGAGAGCAGCAGCGGGGACCTGAAGGTGACCGGTGTGGCGGCGGCCGAGCTGCGCTCCTCCTCCGGGGACGTGAAGGCGGACCGGATCACCGGCCCGCTGAAGGTCCGTACGTCCTCGGGCTCGATCACCGGTACGGCGCTGGGCGGTCCGGCCGCGGAGGCCAGGTCCGGCTCGGGTGACGTGCGGCTGGGGTTCGAGAAGGCGCCGCGGTCGGCCGAGGCCGAGACGAGCTCCGGCGATGTCGGGCTGACGGTCCCGGGCGGCCCGTACCGGGTGGAGGCCTCGACCGGCTCGGGGGACCGTGACATCTCGGTGCCGACGGATCCGGGCGTGGCCGCCCGGCTCACCGTGAAGACCTCCTCGGGTGACCTCCGGATCGCATCCGCCGCCTGA
- a CDS encoding ArsR/SmtB family transcription factor: protein MGWPEGAGVESELSFSAADLAQTRFAVSPMWEVVTSYRLLRDPAASPLHHRWAAQVRPRVAAAGLDRGWLAELVPAQGYLADFLNPTPGRPFPELSAELAQIRQSRPERVRTELDMLTAGRTAGRTVGQTAGQTGSRTGSPDGVPGSTARLRLLREAPEQALAKVTEEIEAYWELALAPYWSRVRRLLEADVFHRARQVAEHGSAHVLNELHESVRWDAGTLTLLRRHCSLGRDQAGAGLLLVPSVFTWPRVLTRITPPDPPQLAYPARGVGTLWEPRRTDAAEAVAGVLGRSRALLLAELDTPASTTRLALLCGLSAAGVSQHLTALRAARLVTAHRSGRSVLYARTAIADALLGVQPESIASPP from the coding sequence ATGGGTTGGCCGGAGGGGGCCGGTGTGGAATCGGAGTTGAGTTTTTCCGCTGCGGACCTGGCACAGACACGGTTTGCGGTCTCGCCCATGTGGGAGGTGGTGACCAGCTACCGGCTGCTCCGAGATCCCGCCGCATCCCCGCTGCACCACCGCTGGGCGGCCCAGGTCAGGCCCCGGGTGGCCGCCGCCGGGCTGGACCGCGGCTGGCTCGCCGAACTGGTGCCGGCCCAGGGCTATCTGGCCGATTTCCTCAACCCGACCCCCGGCAGGCCGTTCCCCGAACTCTCCGCCGAGCTGGCGCAGATCCGGCAGAGCCGGCCGGAGCGGGTCCGGACCGAACTGGACATGCTGACCGCCGGCCGGACCGCCGGCCGGACCGTCGGCCAGACCGCCGGCCAGACAGGCTCCCGGACCGGCTCCCCGGACGGCGTCCCGGGCTCCACCGCCCGGCTCCGGCTGCTGCGCGAGGCGCCCGAACAGGCCCTGGCCAAGGTCACCGAGGAGATCGAGGCCTACTGGGAGCTCGCCCTCGCCCCGTACTGGTCCCGGGTCCGCCGCCTGCTGGAGGCGGACGTCTTCCACCGGGCCCGCCAGGTCGCCGAGCACGGCTCCGCGCACGTCCTCAACGAGCTGCACGAGAGCGTCCGCTGGGACGCCGGCACGCTGACGCTGCTCCGCCGCCACTGCTCGCTCGGCCGGGACCAGGCCGGCGCCGGGCTGCTGCTGGTGCCTTCCGTGTTCACCTGGCCGCGCGTCCTGACCCGGATCACCCCGCCCGATCCGCCCCAGCTCGCCTATCCGGCCCGGGGCGTGGGCACCCTGTGGGAGCCGCGGCGGACCGATGCCGCCGAGGCGGTCGCCGGTGTGCTCGGCCGCTCGCGCGCGCTGCTGCTGGCCGAACTGGACACGCCCGCCTCGACCACCCGGCTCGCGCTGCTCTGCGGCCTGTCCGCGGCCGGGGTCTCGCAGCACCTGACCGCACTGCGGGCCGCCCGGCTGGTCACCGCGCACCGCAGCGGGCGGTCGGTGCTGTATGCGCGTACGGCCATCGCGGACGCCCTGCTGGGGGTGCAGCCGGAGTCGATCGCGTCGCCGCCGTAG